A window from Salvia miltiorrhiza cultivar Shanhuang (shh) chromosome 2, IMPLAD_Smil_shh, whole genome shotgun sequence encodes these proteins:
- the LOC131008119 gene encoding DUF724 domain-containing protein 6-like has product MGGEENVQPPHNRGGGGHHFPVGSIVEVRVNEENMGCVYFSATVVPPPLFSRKSSTKNPGETLYVKYQNSVARKNGSDPLHEYVDVSSVRPALPLLQKAAAKRLELNDVVDAFHNNRWCEGVVSRVVGGGERFVVMFENPSDELEFGPSALRAHWDWADGVWAGPKRKGKIGNPAFEAGAKVEIWLKGAWFPAAVVRDLGNGAYLVEFKDINGGSVEAEVDSLHVRPCPPNFRERKFENGEKVGGFFDCGWWSGLIKEKVDRNAYIVFFEHTNLNRLLRLPELRPHMDWRDGKWFVGTSKSEGALEKQNPQIEHANQETELQIVEDDVVDQERRSNQKEDHIRRRTPSPIDDLTLRQFTSNSKRRRKSRALKKHKPPSDDANHEIEQSIKPPNENANQEIEKVISSHEFDQESINENANQEIEKIIGSHPNVTANQDIEKIIGSQELNQVSSEQQGWPFTKRSVVWEFVDSMEVFRKMPQRPHFEPLRSCKEHEREGRAIGCMVTFSNLVETARSLKLSDPKSLVDELYETLLDLEGQGFEAGAVRELVVKLVAAKEEEQRLVDQAKRIKDEIEERRCRKSKIEGEMREINEHIRKLREKLGLSETARAKEVEGIADLQAGLEESQQKIECLRCGIEGVAASVFHL; this is encoded by the coding sequence atgggcgGTGAAGAAAATGTACAACCACCGCACAACCGGGGCGGCGGTGGTCACCACTTCCCGGTGGGTTCCATAGTCGAAGTACGGGTCAACGAGGAAAACATGGGATGCGTCTATTTCTCCGCCACCGTGGTCCCGCCGCCACTCTTCTCCAGAAAAAGCAGCACCAAAAATCCGGGGGAAACACTATACGTCAAATACCAAAATTCCGTGGCCCGCAAAAACGGGTCGGATCCGCTACACGAGTACGTCGACGTCTCGTCCGTGCGGcccgcgctgccgctgctgcagAAGGCCGCCGCCAAGCGTTTAGAGCTCAACGACGTCGTCGACGCGTTCCACAACAACAGGTGGTGTGAGGGCGTCGTCAGCCGCGTGGTGGGCGGCGGCGAGAGGTTCGTGGTGATGTTCGAAAACCCTTCCGACGAGCTCGAGTTCGGGCCCTCCGCGCTGCGGGCCCACTGGGACTGGGCTGATGGGGTTTGGGCCGGGCCGAAGAGAAAGGGTAAAATTGGAAATCCGGCGTTTGAGGCTGGTGCGAAGGTGGAGATTTGGCTTAAGGGTGCTTGGTTTCCGGCGGCGGTTGTTCGGGATTTGGGGAATGGAGCTTATTTGGTGGAATTCAAGGATATAAATGGCGGGAGCGTTGAAGCTGAAGTCGATTCTCTGCACGTTAGGCCTTGCCCTCCCAATTTTAGAGAAAGAAAGTTTGAGAATGGGGAAAAAGTGGGTGGGTTCTTCGATTGTGGGTGGTGGAGTGGATTGATCAAGGAGAAGGTTGATAGGAATGCATACATTGTGTTTTTTGAGCACACGAATTTGAATAGACTGTTGCGACTGCCGGAACTGAGGCCGCATATGGATTGGAGGGATGGCAAATGGTTCGTCGGCACATCGAAATCAGAGGGTGCTCTGGAAAAGCAAAATCCCCAAATCGAACATGCAAATCAAGAAACTGAATTACAAATTGTTGAAGATGATGTTGTTGATCAAGAGCGGCGCTCGAACCAGAAAGAGGATCATATACGGCGGAGGACTCCATCGCCCATTGATGACTTAACTCTGCGGCAATTTACATCAAACtctaaaagaagaagaaaatcgcGTGCTCTGAAAAAGCACAAGCCCCCAAGTGATGATGCAAATCATGAAATTGAGCAGAGTATCAAGCCCCCAAATGAGAATGCGAATcaagaaattgaaaaggttATTAGCAGCCATGAATTTGATCAAGAATCGATCAATGAGAATGCAAATCAAGAGATTGAAAAGATTATTGGCAGCCATCCAAATGTGACTGCTAATCAAGATATTGAAAAGATTATCGGCAGCCAAGAATTGAATCAAGTATCGAGCGAGCAGCAGGGATGGCCCTTTACGAAGCGCAGCGTAGTTTGGGAATTCGTGGACTCGATGGAAGTGTTCAGAAAGATGCCGCAGAGGCCACATTTTGAGCCCCTGCGCTCGTGCAAGGAGCACGAGCGCGAGGGGCGGGCCATAGGCTGCATGGTGACCTTCTCCAACTTGGTCGAGACGGCTCGTAGCTTGAAGTTGAGCGACCCCAAAAGCCTCGTGGACGAGCTATATGAGACGCTGCTCGACCTGGAGGGGCAGGGCTTTGAAGCAGGGGCGGTGCGGGAGCTTGTGGTGAAGCTCGTGGCGGCCAAGGAGGAGGAGCAGAGGCTTGTGGATCAGGCAAAGAGGATCAAGGATGAGATTGAGGAGCGCCGGTGCAGGAAGAGCAAGATCGAGGGCGAGATGCGGGAGATCAACGAGCATATCAGGAAGCTGCGGGAGAAGCTCGGGCTCTCGGAAACCGCGAGAGCCAAGGAGGTTGAAGGGATTGCGGATCTGCAGGCTGGACTGGAGGAGTCTCAGCAGAAGATTGAGTGTTTGAGGTGTGGTATTGAAGGCGTGGCTGCTTCTGtttttcacttgtaa